Proteins encoded together in one Salarchaeum sp. JOR-1 window:
- a CDS encoding 30S ribosomal protein S19e yields MVTLYDAPADELIDELAAELDDRLDEPDWAEYAKTGADRELPPEQEDFWARRAASLLRKVATDGPVGVERLSTEYGGTRDGSNRYQVAPSKKADASKNVIRTILQQLEDEGLVQGKGSDGRVVTGDGRALLDDTAGDVLEQLDRPELERYA; encoded by the coding sequence ATGGTAACTCTCTACGACGCCCCCGCAGACGAGCTCATCGACGAGCTCGCCGCGGAACTCGACGACCGACTCGACGAGCCCGACTGGGCCGAGTACGCGAAGACCGGCGCGGATCGTGAACTTCCGCCCGAGCAGGAGGATTTCTGGGCGCGCCGCGCCGCCAGCCTCCTCCGGAAGGTCGCGACAGACGGCCCGGTCGGCGTCGAACGCCTCAGCACCGAGTACGGCGGCACCCGCGACGGCTCCAACCGCTACCAGGTCGCGCCCTCGAAGAAAGCGGACGCGTCGAAGAACGTCATCCGCACCATCCTCCAGCAGCTCGAAGACGAAGGCCTCGTCCAGGGGAAGGGCAGTGACGGTCGCGTCGTCACCGGCGACGGGCGCGCACTCCTCGACGACACCGCCGGCGACGTCCTCGAACAGCTCGACCGCCCCGAACTCGAACGCTACGCCTAA
- the thiL gene encoding thiamine-phosphate kinase, whose amino-acid sequence MDERAALARVADLVPAAGDDAALLDDTVVTIDMLHDRTDFPAGTTRYTQGWRAVGASLSDVAAMGAAATGAVAVYGAPDFDPGSLEAFVRGARDVCERVGAEYVGGDLDDTAEFTTATTAVGETANPVFRSGAEPGDAVCVTGDLGRSAAAIDAFAAGDEERGNDLFRFTPRVAAGKALAPHATALMDSSDGLARSLHQLAEASDCGFSVDSAAVPVFEDVAFERAVTFGEDFELVCTLPPEDVERVETEVSLSVIGAVSESGVLLDGEPLPDEGYTH is encoded by the coding sequence ATGGACGAACGGGCGGCGCTGGCGCGGGTCGCGGACCTCGTGCCGGCGGCGGGCGACGACGCCGCGCTCCTCGACGACACCGTCGTGACCATCGACATGCTCCACGACCGGACGGACTTCCCGGCGGGGACGACGCGGTACACGCAGGGCTGGCGGGCGGTCGGCGCGTCCCTCTCGGACGTGGCGGCGATGGGCGCGGCCGCGACCGGCGCGGTCGCGGTGTACGGCGCGCCCGACTTCGACCCCGGTTCGCTGGAGGCGTTCGTGCGGGGGGCGCGGGACGTCTGCGAGCGCGTCGGTGCGGAGTACGTCGGCGGCGACCTCGACGACACCGCGGAGTTCACCACCGCGACCACCGCCGTCGGCGAGACCGCGAATCCCGTGTTCCGGTCGGGCGCAGAACCCGGGGACGCCGTGTGCGTGACCGGCGACCTCGGTCGGAGCGCCGCCGCCATCGACGCGTTCGCGGCCGGGGACGAGGAGCGCGGGAACGACTTGTTCCGGTTCACGCCCCGCGTCGCGGCCGGCAAAGCGCTCGCCCCGCACGCGACGGCGTTGATGGATTCGAGCGACGGCCTCGCGCGCTCGCTCCACCAGCTCGCGGAGGCGAGCGACTGCGGGTTCAGCGTCGACTCGGCGGCGGTGCCGGTGTTCGAGGACGTCGCGTTCGAGCGCGCGGTGACGTTCGGCGAGGACTTCGAGCTCGTCTGCACGCTCCCCCCGGAGGACGTCGAACGGGTCGAAACCGAGGTCTCGCTCTCAGTGATCGGTGCGGTCAGCGAGTCCGGCGTGCTGCTGGATGGAGAGCCGTTGCCCGACGAGGGCTACACGCACTAG
- a CDS encoding M28 family peptidase, protein MVETPEAFGRLWADDYPGTFLRDLAELGDRMSGRPGERRAADLVADAFEDAGARSVAVEPFEMNAWRRGDTEFGVTSPVERSFEALALPYSPSGDVHGELVDVGHGTPEEIEAADVAGKVVVASTETPPGMDRLYHRMEKFGHAVAAGASAFVFANHKQGQLPPTGALRFDREAAVPAVGVSAETGTWLREYADRDGEVSLSVSADTVPGEGHNATGVFGPDTDEEVVVLAHHDGHDIAEAALDNGCGVATVVATARVLADLDLDARVRVVTVGGEEVGLLGASALADRLDSEDIRSVVNVDGAGRYRTMRAFTHGTPAFEDVLESVANTASRELRVEGALHPFSDHWPFLKREIPAVQLHSVTPERGRGWGHTHADTWDKTDARNVREHGMLAALLVQRLTRESVPRPDADALADDLESRGLRPGMEAAEVWPSHWE, encoded by the coding sequence ATGGTCGAGACTCCCGAGGCGTTCGGACGGCTGTGGGCGGACGACTACCCAGGAACCTTCCTCCGCGACCTCGCCGAACTCGGCGACCGGATGAGCGGCCGGCCGGGCGAACGCCGCGCCGCCGACCTCGTCGCGGACGCCTTCGAGGACGCGGGCGCACGGAGCGTCGCGGTCGAACCGTTCGAGATGAACGCGTGGCGGCGCGGAGACACCGAGTTCGGCGTCACGAGTCCCGTCGAGCGGTCGTTCGAGGCGCTCGCGCTCCCCTACTCGCCGAGCGGGGACGTGCACGGCGAGTTGGTGGACGTGGGCCACGGCACGCCGGAGGAAATCGAAGCCGCGGACGTGGCGGGGAAGGTCGTGGTCGCCTCGACGGAGACGCCGCCCGGGATGGACCGGCTCTACCACCGGATGGAGAAGTTCGGGCACGCGGTGGCGGCGGGCGCGAGCGCGTTCGTGTTCGCGAACCACAAGCAGGGGCAGTTGCCGCCGACGGGCGCGCTCCGGTTCGACCGGGAGGCCGCCGTCCCCGCTGTCGGCGTCTCCGCGGAGACCGGGACGTGGCTGCGCGAGTACGCCGACCGCGACGGCGAGGTCTCGCTCTCAGTCTCCGCCGACACAGTACCGGGAGAGGGACACAACGCGACCGGCGTGTTCGGCCCCGACACGGACGAAGAGGTGGTCGTACTCGCGCACCACGACGGCCACGACATCGCGGAGGCCGCGCTGGACAACGGCTGCGGCGTCGCCACCGTCGTCGCGACGGCCCGCGTCCTCGCCGACCTCGACCTCGACGCACGCGTCCGCGTCGTCACCGTCGGCGGCGAGGAAGTCGGCCTGCTCGGCGCGAGCGCGCTCGCAGACCGCCTCGACTCCGAAGATATCCGGTCGGTCGTGAACGTGGACGGCGCGGGCCGGTACCGGACGATGCGGGCGTTCACGCACGGCACGCCGGCGTTCGAGGACGTGCTCGAATCGGTCGCGAACACGGCGAGCCGCGAACTCAGGGTGGAGGGCGCGCTCCATCCGTTCAGCGACCACTGGCCGTTCCTCAAGCGCGAGATACCGGCAGTGCAACTGCACTCGGTGACCCCGGAGCGCGGCCGCGGCTGGGGGCACACGCACGCCGACACGTGGGACAAGACGGACGCGCGGAACGTCCGCGAGCACGGGATGCTCGCCGCGCTCCTCGTCCAGCGGCTCACCCGCGAGTCGGTGCCGCGACCGGACGCGGACGCGCTCGCGGACGACCTCGAATCACGGGGGCTGCGGCCCGGGATGGAGGCGGCTGAGGTCTGGCCGTCTCACTGGGAGTAG
- a CDS encoding lysylphosphatidylglycerol synthase transmembrane domain-containing protein, which produces MDFDERGIVIGFLAALAVLGGLLWFVGFDDILAALRLLDLSTFLGIVALGVVWLASWGLALRRVLDSIGVAASALDAFLLYAAAAFANNITPFGQAGGEPFSALLISRATGSDYEEGLAAIASVDTLNFIPSLLLAVLGLTYYTLTYAVGDRVQLVSAAVAVLAVTIPLTGYLLWRYRDRFKAALASTLAPVLRVVARVVPGFSAPGAGVLRDRIAAFYRSIGRVAANRRDLAFALAYSTLGWLVMCLALYATLWGLVPVSFSVAIVFVVVPVATIASVTPLPGGAGGVEFAIVLLLVPTTSVDAATATSAALVFRAATYWIPTVIGGVAAFLLESRA; this is translated from the coding sequence ATGGACTTCGACGAACGCGGCATCGTCATCGGGTTTCTCGCCGCGCTCGCCGTGCTCGGCGGCCTGCTCTGGTTCGTCGGCTTCGACGACATCCTCGCCGCGCTCCGCCTCCTCGACCTCTCGACCTTCCTCGGCATCGTCGCGCTCGGCGTCGTCTGGCTCGCCTCGTGGGGGCTCGCGCTCCGCCGCGTCCTCGACAGCATCGGCGTCGCCGCGAGCGCGCTTGACGCCTTCCTCCTCTACGCGGCCGCCGCGTTCGCGAACAACATCACGCCGTTCGGGCAGGCGGGCGGCGAACCGTTCAGCGCGCTCCTCATCTCTCGCGCCACCGGCAGCGACTACGAGGAGGGCCTGGCGGCCATCGCGAGCGTCGACACCCTCAACTTCATCCCGAGCCTCCTCCTCGCCGTCCTCGGCCTCACCTACTACACGCTCACGTACGCCGTCGGCGACCGCGTCCAACTCGTCTCCGCTGCCGTCGCCGTGCTCGCCGTCACCATTCCCCTCACCGGCTACCTCCTCTGGCGGTACCGCGACCGCTTCAAGGCCGCGCTCGCGTCCACGCTCGCCCCCGTCCTCCGCGTCGTCGCGCGCGTCGTCCCCGGGTTCAGCGCGCCCGGCGCGGGCGTCCTCCGCGACCGAATCGCCGCGTTCTACCGGTCTATCGGCCGCGTCGCCGCGAACCGCCGCGACCTCGCGTTCGCGCTCGCATACAGCACGCTCGGCTGGCTCGTCATGTGCCTCGCGCTCTACGCCACCCTCTGGGGGCTGGTGCCGGTCTCCTTCTCCGTCGCCATCGTCTTCGTCGTCGTTCCCGTCGCCACTATCGCGTCCGTCACCCCGCTCCCCGGCGGCGCGGGCGGCGTCGAGTTCGCGATCGTCCTCCTGCTCGTCCCGACCACGTCGGTGGACGCGGCCACCGCCACCAGCGCCGCGCTCGTCTTCCGCGCCGCGACCTACTGGATACCCACCGTCATCGGCGGCGTCGCCGCCTTCCTCCTCGAAAGCCGAGCGTAG
- a CDS encoding alpha hydrolase, whose protein sequence is MELALLYSGGKDSTLAALVLERFYDVTLVTGSFGVTDDWTHARDAAERTPFDFERVDLDRDVALAAVERMVSDGYPRNGIQEVHEHALEAVAEMGVDAVADGSRRDDRVPTVSRAQAQSLEDRHDVHYLSPLSGFGRGAIDDMVAASLDVESGPSETLEKSDYESELRELLRREFADAVVSDVFPEHTQTRVRDVR, encoded by the coding sequence ATGGAGCTCGCGCTCCTCTACAGCGGGGGGAAGGATTCGACGCTCGCAGCGCTCGTTCTCGAACGTTTTTACGACGTGACGCTGGTGACGGGGTCGTTCGGCGTGACGGACGACTGGACGCACGCGCGGGACGCCGCCGAGCGCACGCCGTTCGACTTCGAGCGCGTAGACCTCGACCGGGACGTGGCGTTGGCCGCTGTCGAGCGGATGGTTTCTGACGGCTACCCTCGGAACGGCATTCAGGAGGTGCACGAGCACGCCCTCGAAGCTGTCGCGGAGATGGGCGTGGACGCGGTGGCGGACGGGAGCCGGCGGGACGACCGCGTCCCCACCGTCTCGCGCGCGCAGGCGCAGAGCCTCGAAGACCGCCACGACGTCCACTACCTCTCCCCGCTCTCCGGGTTCGGGCGGGGCGCGATCGACGACATGGTCGCGGCGTCGCTCGACGTGGAGTCCGGCCCGAGCGAGACCCTGGAGAAGTCGGACTACGAGTCCGAGTTGCGCGAACTGCTCCGCCGCGAGTTCGCGGACGCGGTAGTCTCGGACGTCTTCCCCGAGCACACGCAGACGCGGGTGCGGGACGTGCGGTAG
- the pepF gene encoding oligoendopeptidase F encodes MSSVPERSDIAEEYKWDLESIYATDEAWEEAFETVKGRLDDLSNYEGHATEDGDTLLDVLELRDELMREVAKVSSYARMRSDEDTRDQEYQALSARASSLVSQASSAASFIEPAIQELSEDDIAEMVAETEGLDEYEHYFEDVLRQKDHTRSAEIEELLSELGEVTGAPGDIYSMLTNADMTFPTVEKPSGDAVEISQGNFTSLLKNSDREFRQTVHESYFEELESVRNTIGSTLKNSVKADVKTAQARFYDTAREAALDDTNVPVEVYDTLVDTVKGNLDKLHHHAELKQRQLGVDELKPWDFYMPLADTESPDITYEEAKEHVVDAVAPLGEDYQNRVDEGLDSRWVDVYENRGKRSGAYSGGTYDTQPFILMNYQDDISSMYTLAHELGHSLHSQYTGDEQPYVYSHYDIFVAEVASTVNEALLTQHLLDTVEDDAFRRHVLSEYLERFRSTLYRQTLFADFEHQIHTLSEEGEALTPDRMDEVYGDLKESFYAPADLDDHIRREWMRIPHFYYNYYVYQYSTGISAAVALSQDILSEGDDAARRYREFLAMGNSEYPLDALQHAGVDMTSPEPIEAAISVYGDYLDEMDDLV; translated from the coding sequence ATGAGCAGCGTTCCCGAGCGCAGCGACATCGCGGAGGAGTACAAGTGGGATCTGGAGAGCATTTACGCCACCGACGAGGCGTGGGAGGAGGCGTTCGAGACGGTGAAGGGACGGCTCGACGACCTCTCGAACTACGAGGGCCACGCCACCGAGGACGGCGACACCCTCCTGGACGTGCTGGAACTCCGAGACGAACTCATGCGGGAGGTCGCGAAGGTGTCGTCGTACGCGCGGATGCGGTCCGACGAGGACACGCGCGACCAGGAGTATCAGGCGCTGTCCGCGCGAGCTTCGAGCCTCGTCTCGCAGGCGTCGAGCGCGGCGTCGTTCATCGAGCCCGCCATCCAGGAACTCAGCGAGGACGACATCGCCGAGATGGTCGCGGAGACGGAGGGCCTCGACGAGTACGAGCACTACTTCGAGGACGTGCTGCGGCAGAAGGATCACACGCGCTCCGCCGAAATCGAGGAACTCCTCTCGGAACTCGGGGAGGTCACGGGCGCGCCCGGCGACATCTACTCGATGCTGACGAACGCGGACATGACGTTCCCCACCGTCGAGAAGCCGAGCGGGGACGCCGTCGAAATCAGTCAGGGGAACTTCACCAGCCTCCTCAAGAACTCCGACAGGGAGTTCCGCCAGACCGTCCACGAGTCCTACTTCGAGGAGCTCGAATCGGTGCGGAACACCATCGGGTCGACGCTGAAGAACAGCGTGAAGGCGGACGTGAAGACCGCGCAGGCCCGGTTCTACGACACCGCCCGGGAGGCGGCATTGGACGACACGAACGTCCCCGTCGAGGTGTACGACACCCTCGTGGACACGGTGAAGGGCAACCTCGACAAACTCCACCACCACGCGGAACTCAAGCAGCGCCAGCTCGGCGTCGACGAGCTGAAGCCGTGGGACTTCTACATGCCGCTCGCGGACACCGAGAGCCCCGACATCACGTACGAGGAGGCGAAGGAGCACGTGGTGGACGCGGTCGCGCCGCTCGGCGAGGACTACCAGAACCGAGTGGACGAGGGCCTCGACTCCCGCTGGGTGGACGTGTACGAGAACCGCGGGAAGCGCTCGGGCGCGTACTCCGGCGGCACCTACGACACCCAGCCGTTCATCCTGATGAACTACCAGGACGACATCTCGTCGATGTACACGCTCGCCCACGAACTCGGGCACAGCCTTCACAGCCAGTACACGGGCGATGAACAGCCGTACGTCTACTCGCACTACGACATCTTCGTCGCGGAGGTCGCGTCGACGGTGAACGAGGCGCTGCTCACCCAGCACCTCCTCGACACCGTGGAGGACGACGCGTTCCGCCGGCACGTCCTCAGCGAGTACCTCGAACGCTTCCGCTCCACGCTCTACCGGCAGACGCTGTTCGCGGACTTCGAACACCAGATTCACACGCTCTCCGAGGAGGGCGAAGCGCTCACGCCCGACCGCATGGACGAGGTGTACGGCGACCTGAAGGAGTCGTTCTACGCGCCCGCCGACCTCGACGACCACATCCGCCGCGAGTGGATGCGCATCCCCCACTTCTACTACAACTACTACGTCTATCAGTACAGCACGGGCATCTCGGCGGCGGTCGCGCTCAGCCAGGACATCCTGAGCGAGGGCGACGACGCGGCGCGGCGCTACCGCGAGTTCCTCGCGATGGGGAACAGCGAGTACCCGCTCGACGCCCTCCAGCACGCCGGTGTGGACATGACCTCGCCCGAGCCGATCGAGGCCGCGATTTCGGTGTACGGCGACTACCTGGACGAGATGGACGACCTGGTGTAA
- a CDS encoding DNA-binding protein: MSQDDEERLEELRQEKMEKLKEQQQGGGQANQEAQQQAQQQAEQQKQAMLRQYLSDGARRRLNSVRMSKPDLAERVEQQVVALGRSGRIQDQLDEEQMKSLLRELKPDEQSFNISRR; the protein is encoded by the coding sequence ATGAGTCAGGACGACGAGGAGCGCTTGGAGGAGCTTCGCCAGGAGAAGATGGAGAAGCTCAAGGAACAGCAGCAGGGCGGCGGGCAGGCGAACCAGGAAGCCCAGCAGCAGGCCCAGCAACAGGCGGAACAGCAGAAGCAGGCGATGCTCCGCCAGTACCTCTCGGACGGCGCGCGGCGTCGGCTGAACTCGGTTCGGATGAGCAAGCCCGATCTGGCGGAGCGCGTCGAACAGCAGGTCGTGGCGCTCGGCCGGTCGGGCCGCATCCAGGATCAGCTCGACGAGGAGCAGATGAAGAGCCTCCTCCGCGAGCTGAAGCCGGACGAGCAGTCCTTCAACATCTCGCGTCGGTAG
- a CDS encoding site-2 protease family protein yields MSADPPDAGPTPDAFSDVFRVYEIRREGDTIHYYGAPLADYQTLMREVWPRFEKSGYDVQLEERTGEYVLVATPESDGGGFPTTNLVLFMLTVLSTLYAGTGWYYVQDVLSPGLLRALPFTLGVLGVLGTHELGHYVLSKYHDVDASLPYFIPVPTLFGTMGALIRMKGQIPDRDALFDIGVAGPLAGLAATVVVGTVGLLLPPLQVPGYILNAPASDLVQIEFNYPLLLHGLSWLLDTPLHYPNDPTVVANPLVIAAWIGAFVTVLNLIPVGQLDGGHILRAMLGPAHERVAPLVPFALFGLAGSLYVLGDAGQAVFLWVLWGFIAAYMAFRGSAVPLDDSPLDRNRMAVGAFTFLVGALCFVPVPVTIG; encoded by the coding sequence ATGTCGGCCGACCCGCCCGACGCCGGCCCGACGCCGGACGCGTTCAGCGACGTGTTCCGCGTGTACGAGATCCGCCGCGAGGGCGACACGATCCACTACTACGGCGCGCCGCTCGCGGACTACCAGACGCTCATGCGCGAGGTGTGGCCGCGCTTCGAGAAGTCCGGGTACGACGTGCAACTCGAGGAGCGCACGGGCGAGTACGTCCTCGTCGCCACTCCCGAGAGCGACGGCGGGGGGTTCCCGACGACGAACCTCGTCCTGTTCATGCTCACCGTGCTCTCGACGCTGTACGCGGGCACGGGCTGGTACTACGTCCAGGACGTGCTGTCGCCCGGCCTCCTGCGCGCGCTCCCGTTCACGCTCGGCGTGCTCGGCGTGCTCGGGACGCACGAACTCGGCCACTACGTCCTCTCGAAGTACCACGACGTGGACGCCAGCCTCCCCTACTTCATCCCCGTCCCCACCCTGTTCGGGACGATGGGCGCGCTCATCCGGATGAAGGGCCAGATACCCGACCGGGACGCCCTCTTCGACATCGGCGTCGCCGGGCCGCTCGCCGGTCTCGCCGCCACCGTCGTCGTCGGAACGGTCGGCCTCCTCCTCCCGCCGCTCCAGGTGCCCGGATACATCCTGAACGCGCCCGCGAGCGACCTCGTCCAGATAGAGTTCAACTACCCGCTCCTCCTCCACGGGCTCTCGTGGCTGCTCGACACGCCCCTGCACTACCCGAACGACCCGACGGTGGTCGCGAACCCGCTCGTCATCGCTGCCTGGATCGGCGCGTTCGTCACCGTTCTCAACCTCATTCCCGTCGGCCAGTTGGACGGCGGTCACATCCTCCGCGCGATGCTCGGACCCGCCCACGAGCGCGTCGCTCCGCTCGTCCCCTTCGCGCTCTTCGGACTGGCGGGCTCGCTCTACGTTCTCGGCGACGCCGGGCAGGCCGTCTTCCTGTGGGTTCTCTGGGGGTTCATCGCCGCCTACATGGCGTTCCGGGGGTCGGCAGTCCCGCTCGACGACAGCCCGCTCGACCGGAACCGGATGGCGGTCGGCGCGTTCACCTTCCTGGTCGGCGCGCTCTGCTTCGTCCCCGTCCCCGTCACCATCGGCTAG
- the truA gene encoding tRNA pseudouridine(38-40) synthase TruA, with translation MRAFRLAYDGTRFRGFQRQPHGDTVEDDLFAALRALDVFSGEKPDGYAAAGRTDAGVSARAQTVGFESPEWLTPRALNPELPEAVRAWAFADAPDGFHATHHAQYREYVYHLHAPELDDDRARAAARRLAGAHDFHNLTTDAKNTERDVSLSLSRDGDYLVFTVRAGGFPRGLVRRLVALVRDVAAGGSFDRVDRVLSSEPLDGPLGVPPAPAHPLALADVGYDLDFTVDDRAAVDCRETFASLAVERRTRARVADSLYSQ, from the coding sequence ATGCGGGCGTTCCGGCTGGCGTACGACGGCACCCGCTTTCGGGGGTTTCAGCGCCAGCCGCACGGCGACACCGTGGAGGACGACCTGTTCGCGGCGCTCCGCGCGCTCGACGTCTTTTCGGGTGAGAAACCGGACGGGTACGCGGCGGCCGGCCGGACGGACGCCGGCGTCTCCGCCCGCGCCCAGACGGTCGGCTTCGAGAGCCCGGAGTGGCTGACGCCGCGCGCGCTCAACCCCGAACTCCCCGAGGCGGTGCGGGCGTGGGCGTTCGCGGACGCCCCCGACGGCTTCCACGCCACCCACCACGCCCAGTACCGCGAGTACGTCTACCACCTGCACGCGCCCGAGTTGGACGACGACCGCGCTCGCGCGGCCGCCCGCCGGCTCGCCGGCGCGCACGACTTCCACAACCTCACCACGGACGCGAAAAACACCGAGCGGGACGTGTCCCTCTCGCTCAGTAGGGACGGCGACTACCTCGTGTTCACGGTACGCGCGGGCGGATTCCCCCGCGGTCTCGTCCGACGGCTCGTCGCGCTCGTTCGCGATGTCGCCGCGGGCGGGTCGTTCGACCGCGTGGATCGCGTGCTCTCGTCGGAACCGCTCGACGGCCCGCTCGGCGTGCCGCCTGCGCCCGCGCATCCGCTCGCGCTCGCGGACGTGGGGTACGACCTCGACTTCACCGTCGACGACCGCGCCGCGGTCGACTGCCGGGAGACCTTCGCGTCGCTCGCGGTCGAGCGCCGCACGCGGGCGCGGGTCGCGGACTCGCTCTACTCCCAGTGA
- the hisS gene encoding histidine--tRNA ligase, producing the protein MYDRLKGFRDFYPREMRARREIIDTVEDVAARYGFREVGTPALERTQMYVDKSGEEIEEELYSFTDRGGRDVAMTPELTPTVARMVVAKQQELSKPIKWYSTRSFWRYEEPQQGRYREFYQTNVDIFGSSEPTADAEVLAVAADALTGLGLSPDDFEFRVSHRDILSGLLAAFDGDVDTTAAIRAVDKSDKISRVEFFDHLEAAGLSRGEAEQFADLLDSDDLDDLVAFAGDDVADAVENLRAVLAAAEDFGVREYCDISLETARGLDYYTGVVFECFDSTGEVSRSVFGGGRYDDLIESVGGQSTPAVGFAPGHSTLPLLLERAGVHPDEELRTDYYVLSVGDTRDVAARVARDLRERGNVVESDVSDRSFGAQMNYADSVNAETVVIVGERDLEDGNVTVKDMDSGDQTQAPVDDFPGDYSRPTYDDFA; encoded by the coding sequence ATGTACGACCGCTTGAAGGGATTCAGGGACTTCTATCCGCGCGAGATGCGGGCGCGGCGCGAAATCATCGACACCGTCGAGGACGTGGCCGCGCGCTACGGCTTCCGCGAGGTCGGGACGCCCGCGCTGGAGCGCACGCAGATGTACGTGGACAAGTCGGGCGAGGAGATCGAGGAGGAACTCTACTCGTTCACCGACCGCGGCGGGCGGGACGTGGCGATGACGCCCGAACTCACGCCGACGGTCGCGCGGATGGTCGTCGCGAAACAGCAGGAGCTCTCGAAGCCGATCAAGTGGTACTCCACGCGCTCGTTCTGGCGGTACGAGGAACCCCAGCAGGGACGCTACCGGGAGTTCTACCAGACGAACGTGGACATCTTCGGGTCGAGCGAGCCGACGGCGGACGCGGAAGTCCTGGCGGTGGCGGCGGACGCGCTCACCGGCCTCGGGCTCTCGCCCGATGACTTCGAGTTCCGGGTGAGCCACCGCGACATCCTCTCCGGCCTGCTCGCGGCGTTCGACGGCGACGTGGACACCACGGCGGCGATTCGCGCGGTGGACAAGTCGGATAAGATCTCGCGGGTGGAGTTCTTCGATCACCTCGAAGCCGCGGGGCTCTCCCGGGGGGAGGCCGAGCAGTTCGCCGACCTCCTCGACTCGGACGACCTGGACGACCTCGTGGCGTTCGCGGGCGACGACGTGGCCGACGCGGTCGAGAACCTCCGCGCCGTCCTCGCCGCCGCCGAAGACTTCGGCGTGCGCGAGTACTGCGACATCTCCCTGGAGACCGCGCGCGGCCTCGACTACTACACGGGCGTCGTGTTCGAGTGCTTCGACAGCACGGGCGAGGTCAGTCGGAGCGTGTTCGGCGGCGGGCGCTACGACGACCTCATCGAGTCCGTCGGCGGGCAGTCCACGCCGGCTGTCGGGTTCGCGCCCGGGCACTCCACCCTCCCCTTGCTCCTGGAGCGCGCGGGCGTCCATCCCGACGAGGAGCTCCGCACGGACTATTACGTCCTCAGCGTCGGCGACACACGGGACGTGGCCGCCCGTGTCGCGCGCGACCTCCGCGAGCGCGGGAACGTCGTGGAGTCAGACGTGTCCGACCGGTCGTTCGGCGCGCAGATGAACTACGCCGACAGCGTGAACGCCGAGACGGTCGTCATCGTCGGCGAGCGCGACCTCGAGGACGGTAACGTCACGGTGAAGGACATGGACTCGGGCGACCAGACCCAGGCCCCGGTGGACGACTTCCCGGGCGACTATTCGCGCCCGACCTACGACGACTTCGCGTAG